From a single Nicotiana tomentosiformis chromosome 2, ASM39032v3, whole genome shotgun sequence genomic region:
- the LOC104099780 gene encoding butanoate--CoA ligase AAE1-like gives MEGLVLCSANYTPLTPLSFLERAAFVYRKRVALIHGNTSFSWEGLHGRCVKFASALSQLGVSPGDIVAAVAPNVPALYELHFSVPMAGAVLSALNPRLDAATLAQLLQQLEAKVIFVYFDFIEIVLHALNILEEKDKPYLVVIINESKVKELPVLSAPANILDYYTLLEMGQSNFKIVYPKNEFDPISVSFTSGSTGKPKGVVYSHRAAYLNAIADIFRYEMQKMPVFLWTVDMFRCNGWCLPWTVAALGGTNICLGEINGKEILDAIYLHNVTHFCGAPMILTKISDAIATNQPLLPHQVNVTVAGVLPPLEILTKLEELGFIINHAYGMSEALGPMISMSRTYQDEFSKLNEDVNVKIREGIHSIMMEEVDVKDPESMKSVPADGKTTGEIMFRGNAMMLGYLKDTSKTEEAFEGGWYRTKDLGIKFPDGYIKLKDRIVDIIKSGGKIISTLEIEAVLIRHPMVLEAAVVALPDDVVGETPCAFVKLKEGCFMTEEEIIKFCKDWLQDYMVPKAVIFGDLPLNSSGKIQKFILRDKAKELKRPLS, from the exons ATGGAGGGATTGGTTCTTTGCTCTGCAAACTACACACCCTTAACTCCTCTAAGTTTTCTGGAACGTGCTGCATTTGTTTACCGCAAAAGGGTTGCCCTAATTCATGGAAATACAAGTTTCTCATGGGAAGGCTTGCATGGAAGATGTGTCAAGTTTGCTTCTGCTCTTTCTCAGCTTGGCGTCTCCCCTGGTGATATT GTGGCAGCAGTGGCACCTAATGTTCCAGCACTCTACGAGCTGCATTTTTCTGTACCAATGGCTGGGGCAGTCCTTTCTGCACTTAACCCAAGGCTAGACGCTGCCACTTTAGCACAACTACTTCAACAATTAGAGGCCAAAGTCATTTTTGTATACTTTGACTTCATTGAGATTGTGCTTCATGCACTTAACATTCTTGAAGAAAAAGACAAGCCATATCTTGTAGTCATAATCAATGAAAGCAAAGTAAAAGAACTACCAGTATTATCAGCACCAGCGAATATTCTGGATTACTATACCCTTCTAGAAATGGGGCAGTCCAATTTCAAGATTGTGTACCCGAAAAATGAATTTGATCCGATTTCCGTAAGTTTTACTTCTGGATCAACAGGGAAGCCTAAAGGAGTAGTGTATAGCCACAGAGCTGCATATTTGAATGCAATTGCTGATATTTTCAGATATGAGATGCAAAAAATGCCTGTTTTTCTCTGGACAGTGGACATGTTCCGATGTAACGGATGGTGTCTCCCCTGGACCGTAGCTGCTTTGGGCGGCACTAATATTTGCCTTGGCGAAATCAATGGGAAAGAAATTTTGGATGCTATTTACCTTCACAATGTGACACATTTTTGTGGAGCACCAATGATTCTTACAAAAATTTCAGATGCCATAGCCACAAATCAGCCCTTGTTACCTCACCAGGTGAATGTAACAGTAGCAGGGGTATTGCCACCACTAGAAATTCTGACCAAACTGGAAGAATTAGGCTTTATTATTAACCATGCATATGGTATGAGTGAAGCACTTGGTCCAATGATATCAATGTCTAGGACATATCAAGATGAATTTTCCAAGTTGAATGAAGATGTGAACGTGAAAATTCGTGAAGGGATTCACAGCATTATGATGGAAGAAGTTGATGTAAAAGATCCAGAGAGTATGAAAAGTGTGCCAGCAGATGGGAAAACTACAGGGGAAATCATGTTTAGAGGCAATGCTATGATGTTAGGGTATTTGAAAGATACTTCAAAAACTGAAGAAGCATTTGAGGGAGGGTGGTATAGGACTAAAGatcttggaattaaattcccaGATGGGTATATAAAACTGAAGGATCGCATCGTTGACATAATCAAATCTGGGGGGAAAATTATAAGCACTCTTGAAATTGAAGCTGTTTTGATTAGGCATCCTATGGTTTTGGAGGCTGCAGTTGTAGCACTACCTGATGATGTTGTAGGAGAGACCCCTTGTGCTTTTGTGAAGTTGAAAGAGGGGTGTTTTATGACTGAAGAAGAAATTATCAAGTTTTGTAAAGACTGGCTACAGGATTACATGGTTCCAAAGGCAGTAATCTTTGGTGATTTACCACTCAATTCTTCAGGGAAAATTCAGAAATTTATACTCAGGGACAAGGCCAAGGAATTGAAACGCCCACTTTCATAG